TAAGAAACATCTTGAACCTCATAGGCTAAAGGTCATCATCCTTAGCTAATCCGAGAATAGCAAACCACTATCTTCTTGGAACCTACTTGATTCATCATGCATCTGGATACTTCTAcaagttttaaacaaaattgatcaataaaaataaataaataaaattcattatatatatattaatgcactTGGGCCTCCTTGTGATTAACTTAAATCCCAAAACCTACGTGGGACATTGTCTAGAATTAGTGGGTTTAAAATATAGGAACCGGTCCTAGATGGATCAATTCGGTTCAAACCGGTTTTCAAATTTTCGATTTAAATTTATACTCCTAAGTCCTAATTAGAccgacaaaaaggaaaaaaagaaagaaatttataaggctatatattattagagaGGCAGAGAAAGAGGGGTAGATAATTGCCTTAATGATGGAGGATATCAGAATACCACAATGGAAAGAAATGAGTGAGATAATAGGATGATCAGCAAAATAATCAGTGAAATCCACGTAATGGTAAGATATCATGTCTCTAGCTGTTTTGACACACGGATATATCTGCTAGTCTTGTCACGCTCATAATGTCAATGTACTTAGTCCTTTGTGTATTCATGGGATAAATGATGCACCATCTAATTACTATTTGAGTATTGAgatcagaaaaaaaaaggacataACTCTATATGGGTGGGGCTACGGACACAGGGAGGCCACCGAGAGATATCAATAGGtagcttttcttcttcttctttaaatttttttttttcaattttttttaattatattaaaatttttcaaaaattaattaaaaattagaaattcattaaaaaatatttagttaactattaaataaaaaaattaaaataaaaaattgaatcgATTGCCATAACACCATATTTGggataagtatttttcaatatgtatatatatatataggtccaCACGCACTGTCGAGTATGAGGAGCATTTTGTGAAATCATAGACGAATTGGAAATTCTCATTAATGCTTGGACCCACGTACGTGCTACTTTTCTCATCAAGTTTTTCAACATTGCTACCATATGTGTTCcaatatatgttgaaaaatcattagtgaaaaggagaaaaaaagacAGGGATCTCCGTAATTACAAAAATcgatcccttttttttttaacctaacATTCCTACTaatataaagatttgttaagaatatatatatactctaatTAAAACGCTCGAAtttgtgttatatatatttatatattaagcaatattattctttcttatatattttgttattttcaataATATGACGCATTTTGAGTGTATCctaatttaaatgattgatataaaaaactatttaaagtgtaatatattaattaaaataatatttaagataaatatttttcctttcctaCCTGATCGATCAATTTGTTGCTCGTGAATCTTGGCAAtctgcttcttcttccttcaatctCTCAGTGCTTTTTCCTTCAATCTCTCAGTGCTTTATGAGTAAATTTCTTTCACTATAATCACATCATGCACATATACATAATAGCAAAAGAAACTCAATCACAGTAAAATTGAAAagataagaaatttattaaaaagaagaagaagaagaagaagaagaaggatccAAACACAATTAGTAAACAATATGTAAGTTGTTGAAATTTTCACAacttgaataataaaaaaatcatacctATATATACAAACCAAACTGAATTCAAAGACAATCTAATGCATGTgtacatcccaccaattaccaACGTCAACCCGGCCGTCTCGAAACACTAAAAGTCATCGCTATAATCACACTGAATTCACCACTTGAAATTTCTTTCACTGTAATCACACCAACCAAAaacccaaatctttcaaaaattttgaaaaaaaaaacatctgaCCTTTGAGAAGATCCATGAGCAGTGTTATTCATGGTGGCTCAAGTGGAGCACAACGGTGGAGGGGTCCTTTaggccgtgagggagagggtAGGTTAGGAAGAGAGAAAAGCCAACGTGGGCTAGAGAATAAGGGAATGGCCAAGGGATggattttaaattagtttattttttaattttaaattatgttgttagtttttactaattattattttattttagctagatactgtgtttaaattattttattcaatttactacttttaaaaattattttctattagaTCAATTTCGTGATATAAGTaagaggattagacctcatttctttccattatttttttctttttcttttgttccttttctttttttcttctcttgctTCTCTCCCCGCacgacatctctctctctctctctctctctctctctctctgcacgtTTCTTTCATTTACCCTAGCCCGCCGCCTCTCGCTAGCGTGGTCAACACCGCCCACCCCACTTGCTTCCCCTCCAGCCAGCGACATTTCCTCTCTATTTTTAGCTCCAACTGAGCCACCATTAGCCTCCACACACAGTTGGAAGCCGCGAccatttttccttttagttCCACTATGAGTCGCCTATTGCCGTTGTCGTTGCTCCCATTCTCTTTCCCACTCACCGGAGACCTCACTCCTCAAGTTTCAGCCCTCCAATCACTGTCTAGCTCCTCCACGCATGGCCTTAAGCTGCATGGTTTTGTGCTCCCCGTGCCGCCATGCCTCCATCgttggccaccacttcttcaccacattATCACCGGTCTCTCAGCTACCTAATCCACCCAACCCCAACTCTAATCTGTCATCGATGAAGTTTAACCAACCCACTTTTCGTTTTAAGCTTTTTGGCCTTCAATCACCGTTtgtgccaccacccacggccaaacaccacttccattagtttcacTAGCACCCATACTCTCTACCCTATCGTTCCCTAGTCTTCATTTGATCCCGTTCAGATTTGGTTATTTTGTGATCCACGGCCACAGTGCATTTGCACTATGATGTTGCCTTTTTGTCACCGTTTGTAGCTCATTGATCATTCGAAAGTTATTTTATAgcattgtaaatattttccaaacgacctttaaaatctaaatatatttttgcattaacAATATTTATGATTAGTTGGTTGTGCCaaactgagtccaaggagtcggAGGTCGATTGGATTAGAGGACAGAGTTGTTTATTTGATTGTTTGATGTTGGAAATTAttgttgttggatatttttggTATCTTGTCGTATGCATTGCATAGTACATATATGTgcatgtttgaaaagaaaaactggattttcgtgtaattgcatgcatgtccaTGTACATATTTGGAAACTGTGTTTTTATACAAGAAATGATTTTGGATGTGTTTGAAATGAATTGATTGAACGGTTTGATAGAGAGTCAttgtagggacggtggtaaggAGGAAcgatggtagagtcccgcctgtaattcccgcctacggtgcatacATAAGAATAATGATAGGAATGGTGGTAGAATCTCACCTACGATTCCCACCTACAAACAGAGTTGTAGGGATGTGGTAAACAAGACGGTGGAAGAGTTCTACATGTGATTCCCGCATACAGTACACGCGTAGAGATAGTGGTAAGAAGTGATGGCAGTAGAGTCacacctgtgattcccgcctgtAGTGTTCTGATAGTTGGTtattgggtcattttctggaaaaatgacgagATTGAATTTTTGGgctaaatgagatttttggcgtgtgtgaaaaaattggttattttggaaaatagtGATTTTcgggtctcatgcatatggtatcactttcatgcatattgttgttgcattaatatatttttatcttgtgatttATTTGGAATATTACTTGTCTGCCGTACCCTTTTTTGTAGCGTAGATTTTAATACAGATGACTACGAGGCCGAGCCTGAAGATGCGGCTCCACTGAAAGAATGATCAGGGATCACTCGTGGGTTGTAATTTATTCCatgtttttgtttattgtttttgtaaaaaacaggaaataaaaacaaacacagTGAAGACAGTTTTTGTTTCTATGTTGAGACGAGAGGGGGAAGTGCAGTGTGTAATAGAGCataagagagagggaaagaacggttagagagagagatatgggCCGTCAAGAAATTTTCCAAATAGAGAGATGGAGGTTAGGGGTTTGAGAAAATCGGGGAAAAGAGAGGGGTTTGAAGGGGTAGAgatatacagagagagagagagggtggggAGAAGTTTCGAGAGAATTTGAGAGGAGGGGAGGAGAAATTACGGGAAGGTggaagggggggggggcaaGAAAAGAAGTGTGGGAAAACGAAAACGGATTGGGACCTTggggaaagagaaaatgagtgggggaagagagaaaaagaaaagggccGGAGACGGGAAGGACTGTGAGGTctgtgaaagaaaaaaacattggCATGTATTTGTAGATTAAGAGTCAGTTTGATTTCtaaattttatctcaatttattttatttaattattatatttttttaaaattttaatataaaatataataattaacttgatttttttaaattttaaaataataatattattaaaaataatattttaataatattttattcaatttataactTACATCTTAATTTAATTCAACTTCACTCAATGTTCAAACGCAACTTTATTTAGTTATAATATGAAttgcatataaaattataataataatttaaaatgttaaaaaaataaaattaacatttttgtaaaattttatttattttaatttatatcaaataaataCACGTCACTTATACattcgtaaatattttttcttttaaaatacattaatttatatcaaCTAAACATACGTCACTTACACATCTACCACTATagatattatttctcttataataCATCCGCAGCTCGTGAGGACGCGGGGGAAGTGAGGAGGTATGAACGGGAGAATTTGTCAATAATTAAGcattatactatttcaagtaacAAATGGGAAGAAAGTTTCAAAATTCTGGGAATTGTGTTGTTGATGGAATAACACAAAATAGAATAGGCCGCTCAGATGGAGGAGAGGCGATGGTGGATGGATGAGAGGTGGTGCTGGGTTGAGGAGCCGGAGAAGTAGCTGCAGAGACATTAATTGCCAACTTCTGACCCGAGCTGCAATGGGTAGAAAAGGTGCAGATGTAGTAATGCTCTCCAACCGTGCTGAGAGTCTTATTCGTGGGACCGCGCGTTTTAAGGGAAATGGGACTAGAGCCATTGCAGgcatcaaaatttgcctttgtCACTCTAGCTACATCGTGGGCGCCGGTTGTATAGTTAAAGACTGCAAAAGATCAAAgaaatcaaattcaaattcaaaacccAGAACCTTAATTTATTCGGTCATATGTATATATGGATATGATTCGTTTGAAAAGTTTGGTTGTTATACCAAGGAAGTCGCCAACGGAGAAGGTCTTGCCGGCAGCCCAGTTGCTGTAATCTGTGGTGCCAGGAGGAGGAATGGTCCAGCCCAAGGCATCACCCACCGTATGGGAAGTCTGTGCCACAGAGCTTTGTAGAAAAGCTGCAACAGCTATTACTGCAAGAAAAACGATGTCAAGTCTCTTTGCCATTGCTGTGTCGTTTTGGAGGTAAGAAAGCTCAAGTCGCCcctgttctttctttcttgctcTGTTCTAGGCTCTTCATTTAGAGCGAGGAGGATGACTCTAGTTAGTCAGGGAGGACCACGTCTCCGTCTCAGTATTTATAGAGAGAGGGGCTACGGAGTTTGTAGGAATCTTGTGGCATTGGATCGTGGCACACTGTATAGTCAACACGTTTGGTGCGTAGCATTTACGATCACTcacgttgaattttttataaaaaattttataatttaactaaaattaatattttttaaaaattttcgtTAATTgtattcatcttttaaaaatttcttatatttcatttcctatcatttctttattttattaaaataatattttttattacatttttctctcacttcaatttacaaacttaactactcaatattttttttatgttttgaactattactccagtgaatattttaaataaaaatttaaattattttttgtgagtatgataatatttttaaaattaatttttaaaattttcataattatttaaattatttttaaaattattatttaaaaatataacaaatatgagtataataaaaaatatagatgatTGGAAGTAAATAagtatgataaaaaatataaatgattagaataaaataatgataataaataatttgggGATATGGGAAACTATTATACATCTAATaaatactttttctaaaatagaaATTCGAATGTAAaggtaattttaataaaatctctaaaatttttatcaaattaaaagaaaaatgtacaTACGCAGTACCCGTTGAGATTGAATTGGAGATGGTCCATATATTCTGCTTCCGACGACTGGAATTTGTTGGATGCCGCGTGAAGTTTTTCCACAAACTTAAAAATATTGACTTTTTGCGTTGACTAGTCAACATGCTTGTCTTGGAGAAGGAAAAACTCAAGGCCAGTCAGGCGACGATGCTTTTTTTACACCCATCAATACAAATTGACCACGTTGGAGGTGCAGGAACCAAACATCTGCACTCGCATGCACTAGAATTCctcttctccctccctctctcctaTGCATTCTTCTTCCCCCGCCCTTCAAAGAAAAACAACGAGTTTCCTTCAGACGAAGCACAGCTACAGCTTCTCTGTTGTGAGTTAAGCGCTGGTGATATATTTGGCTGTCTTTCGTGCATAAGTTGGATGGCCACAGTTTCTTGTACTGCATAGAGAGCATATCTTACATCCCAAtattcgagagagagagagcgtataattctagagagagagagaagagagagagggagagatatGGGGGATATGGGATAGACGGGGGagcaaaacctttttttttgttgggggggtGTGGTGGTGGTGGGACGGTGGGAGAGAGGGTGAGTGAAAGAGATTACCTGCATGTGGGTGCAGAATTCTTTTTGCTGAAATGTCTACGTGGCCGCTTATGATTAAAGGGTATATAAATAAGACTCTCACCCGATCGGTTGGGAGTGTCACTCCCTAGAGAATGTTTGTATCTACTATCTACCTTGTATGATGGGAAAAGACAAGGGAAACACTTCAGGCTATATGGGTGTTTTCACACCCGGCCAAAAAATTTTAGGAGTTGAAATGCACCTGCATGCAAAAGAtgctctccctccctctcccttttCCATCTGTGTATCTCATCTCCATTATCAGTCAGCTAGATCACTAACctctttaaaaatattccaaATTTTGAACTTCAAAAACATAACTTTTGAATGAGAACCGAACATTGAAACCAAGTAAAACTGGAAATTGGAGGTAAATCCAGAATTGAAATAATAACAAACcaacaaaaagaattattaaaaaaaaactaaaggatTAACCAATGAAGATGGAGAAAGGGAGATCGAAATGAGTATTGAGGGTCCATTTTTATTTAAGCTCAATATAAAAATCTTCTGTAAGCAGGCCTAAATTGAAGAGCCCAGACCCAAGAGGGATTTACACACTACACTCCGCCTTACTTGAGAAGAAGCGAGTTTTATGCACGTACGTAATTGTTTATGTGATATcccatttttacatgtattttcactgaatgagtgttttaatttaattaaaatattggttcttttattttagattatcgtatttaattggatttacttagttgtgaaatttattttgtagagttttcttaatattaactattgttttgaatttaaattgctatgtaatttattttaatttatttttagattttaaattatgttgttagtttttactatttatttattatattttagcttgatgtggtgtttaaattattttattcgttctatagcttttaaagttattttcgtcggatcaaTTTTTGGACTCTAAAAGTAAGgactgaacctcatttcttttccccatctttttttctttctctttttctttttctcctttctcttttctttctctttttctttctttttctcctctggTTCTCTCCCTCCCGCATgcgtctctctccctcttcattTTTGCCGTTTTCTTCAGCCGCCTAGTGCCGTCGTTTGCCGGCGCCGTGGCCTGCACCACCCACCGTTCGTCGGCGCCGTGGCttgcaccacccacccagttctcttcccctccggccgacgcacctccccaccaaattccagcccctcccgtgccgccgttagccgccatgggctcctccaagccgcacggtttttctcccatttcgccgccgtcgttccacctctgaccaccatctcttcaccacatcatcaccgacCTTTtgtcgtcctaaaccacccattttcagctccgatccgttgtcggagcaacccccacgagctcatcttcgttttagccgtttttcacttccactgccatttcctccgccacccacggccaactctcacttccactaattttataaacacctctaagccattacctatcaatctcaagtcttggtttgtccccattcaaaagtgcgTATTTTACAACCTATGgctacagtgtattttacactgttacgtaaCTTTTTCTTCACCGTTTGCAGCCTtttgatcattcaaaaattattatatagtgctgtaagtatttttcaaactctgttttagatttaaatatattattacttttacaataaattcattgactggttggttattccggactgagtccgaggagtcgggggtcggatggatttgaggatggagttgtttggttattgttgatgttgagtttggttgaataaattgtgtcttaaggtgtgcattgcatggtgcattcatgtacatgtattaaaatgagaaaaattagttttatctgtgtaaatggatttttgggtgcgtgtgtatcacgaccccaaattgagatggggtattatctcggtagagctcctctggtcactcaggagtggataatactgagtgatatcccctgagttgtcgctgggcgacgaccgaatcgcacgatacggtaacgctgtcgtgttgaCTCCGTGGTCTCTAAgctggtggggactagaggatgacctggtccaggtacgcgttaggcgcgagactgggcatcgctcgtttagatgtcacatgcgtagtcgttacctgcggtgtgacacaagAGCCAGGGTGTACAgatgatccctaagggagatcatggtgcatgcaataattggaatggattttggatactggatatgggtcattttctgggaaaatgacgagattttgttttgagattattgtgatccattttctggaaaaatgatggttttcttggtttgggccattatttgggataatgacaATGActtgttttaaagaaaatgttttgggccaaaatggaattttagcgtgcgtgaaaaaaatgtggatttattgGACATGtacatttggcattctttcatgcatattgttaagtttaatatatttttttatcttgtggcgtttggattattacttacctgcggtaccattttagtactgtagattttgatgcagatgttgaggaggaggaggaggaggaggctgagcccgaagagGCGGCTCCactagagttttgatttggagttgttcatgtcaaaaattatctctattagtttttatgtcttgtagttaggttttgaaacaatatttgaaacttgtaatattttattatgtgtactttaaatgagtttgtagttaaacaaaaaattctggtatttagttataaaatttttattatccgctgcgttattttattgtacacttgttgcatgtatacacacttgacacttagcgatgggatgtgtgacctgtgttatcatcatcccgacgtctcaatttctacttgtccatacgtgggagttgggggcatcacagtttAGGTTACTTAGAGATGATTTAAGTCAATAAACACAGCACATGATAAACATCACATGAAGG
This genomic window from Carya illinoinensis cultivar Pawnee chromosome 7, C.illinoinensisPawnee_v1, whole genome shotgun sequence contains:
- the LOC122317024 gene encoding stellacyanin-like, with the protein product MAKRLDIVFLAVIAVAAFLQSSVAQTSHTVGDALGWTIPPPGTTDYSNWAAGKTFSVGDFLVFNYTTGAHDVARVTKANFDACNGSSPISLKTRGPTNKTLSTVGEHYYICTFSTHCSSGQKLAINVSAATSPAPQPSTTSHPSTIASPPSERPILFCVIPSTTQFPEF